One Ignavibacteriales bacterium genomic window, ACATGGATATCTCAGTCCAGCTTGGCAGGGAGAAATTATTATATGGATACAGCTATTCAGACCCGCTCGCTCTTGGAGGTGCACATCCCAATATGGATTTTATAAAATTGAAATTCGATTATGGCATAGCCCACTTTTCCTCGATGACCACATCAACTGTGGGACCATACAATTCCGACCGGGACAGCAACTACACAAAGTTCATTGCTTTTAATAGCCTTAGATTTTCAATTCCTAATTTATTTGATATCGGTATTGGTGAGAGTGTAGTATATTCACGCGGGATAGACATTGGTTATATGACGCCATTTATTTTTTACAAATTCGTAGAGCACTCACTTCAGGACAGGGATAATGGAACACTGTTCTTCGATATGCAGACACACTTCATAAAAGACCTTCAATTCCAGGGAACTTTCTTCATGGATGAAAGTCTGCTTGGCGGATTATCCGATTTCAACAAACAATCGAACAAGGTTGCTATACAGGGCGGTACGATGTGGTACGAACCTGTAGGTATTAAAGACGTTTCACTCACACTTCAATACACTTTCATCCGTCCGTATGTATACACACACTTCAATCCAAAGAACACATATACATCATTTGGTCAGATACTGGGTAATCCTATCGGACCAAACGCCGACCAGATTTATACCAGGCTTACATATAATTTCAGCGACTGGCTCGCAATGAGCCTAATATATCAGAGAATAAGAAAAGGGGAGAACGTATATGATTCAAACGGTGATCTTGTTAAGAACGTCGGCGGGAATGTAAACCAGCCGTACAGACCGGACATAGATCCTGAGGACGCGAATTTTTTAGATGGGAACAGGGTTTACACTGATGTAGCAGAATTATCTGTAAGGTTGGAACCGATCCGTAATTTTGTTTTCGATATTAAGTACGCTTACAGGAAAGAAAACCACCTTGACGAAAACTTCATAAACGATACCAGCTTCGGCTCGATAAAGCTCAGTATTGATTATTAAGTTTTTGTAAATAACCCAATATTTAACAATATTTAAAGGTTTATCGCAGAATGCGGTCAATTGGGTTTGTTGTATGCATTTATACGGCAAATATTATTGACTAAATTCTTTATTTTTGGTATTTTTATGTTTCTACAAAATTAGCTTAAGTAACATAAGACTATAAATTGCCGACAATTAATCAATTAGTACGTAAGGGCAGGAACCCAAAGCAGTACAAAAGTAAATCTCCTGCGATGGATTCATGTCCACAAAAAAGAGGTGTTTGCACGAGAGTATACACAACGACTCCAAAGAAACCAAACTCTGCATTGAGAAAGGTTGCGAGGGTTCGTTTAACGAACCAGATAGAAGTTACAGCATACATTCCGGGTGAAGGACACAACCTGCAAGAGCACTCCATCGTTTTGATCAGAGGTGGCAGGGTAAAGGATCTTCCGGGTGTAAGGTATCACATCATCAGAGGCGCGATGGATACAGCCGGAGTTGAGAACAGAAAGAAAGCCCGTTCAAAGTACGGCGCAAAGAGAGCTAAACAAGGCTAATAAAAACAAAAAGATTTTTAATCTATTTAAAACTTAATGAGAAGAAGAAGACCGGAAAGAAGAAGAAGAAACCCAGACCCGAGATATCATGACACAATGGTATCGAGGTTTGTAAACAGTATAATGATAGACGGTAAGAGAATGAAGGCTCAGAAGATCATGTATGATGCATTCGACATTATCGAAAAGAAAACCAAATCGAGTCCGCTGGATACATTCAAGCAGGCAATAAATAATGTTCAGCCGAGCATCGAGGTAAGGTCAAGAAGGGTCGGAGGATCTAACTACCAGATCCCTTCGGAAGTAAGACCTGACAGAAGGGTTGCTCTTGCTATCAAGTGGCTTTTGACATATTCAAAGCAAAGAGGCGAGAAGTCGATGGCTTTAAGGCTTGCTAACGAACTTATGGCGGCTTCGGTCGGAGAAGGAAACTCAGTTAAGAAAAAAGAAGATACACATAGAATGGCAGAAGCCAACAAGGCATTTGCACATTACAAATGGTAAATAGATATCGGTATAAGATTTTTACAAACGATTAAACACGACAGGAAATAAAACTAGATGGCAGACAGGAATACTCCATTAGATAAAATAAGAAACATCGGTATCATGGCTCACATCGATGCCGGTAAGACGACTACGACTGAAAGGATACTTTACTATACAGGTAGGCTTCATAGAATGGGTGAAGTACACGAAGGCGGTGCTACTATGGACTGGATGGAACAGGAAAAGGAAAGAGGTATTACCATTACTTCAGCGGCAACAACATGTGAGTGGGAAGGTCATAGGATAAACATTATTGATACACCCGGACACGTAGATTTCACTGCTGAGGTTGAGAGGTCACTTAGAGTTCTCGACGGCGCGGTAGCATTATTCTGTTCAGTAGGCGGTGTAGAACCCCAGTCGGAAACAGTTTGGAGACAGGCAGATAAGTATAATGTGCCTAGACTTGCATTTGTAAATAAGATGGACAGGACAGGCGCTGATTTTTATCATGTTGTGCAGATGATGAAGGACAGGCTCAAAGCCAATGCAGTGCCGATCCAGATTCCGGTTGGTCAAGGCGACATGTTCGCAGGTATTATCGACCTGATCAGGATGAAGGCAAGGATGTATAATGATGAGACACTGGGTGCTACTTATGAAGACGTCGATATTCCGGATTCATTAATAGACAAAGCTAACGAATACAGGCAAAATCTGCTCGAGGCAGTATCCGATATAGATGATACGCTCCTCGAAAAATTCCTCGAAGGGCAGGAGATAACCGAAGACGAAATTAAAAATGTATTGAGGGAAGCAACAATACAGGTGAAGATTATTCCTGTAATGTGTGGATCCGCATTTAAGAATAAGGGTGTACAGAGCATGCTTGATAAGGTAGTAGAACTTCTTCCTTCACCGAACGATATCGGCGAGATAGAGGGACACCATGCTCACACGGATGACCATATTGTCAGAAAGATAAATGAAAATGAAAAGTTCACGGCGCTTGCATTTAAGATAATGACCGACCCGTTTGTAGGAAGGCTTACATTCTTTAGGGTTTATTCAGGTAAGGCGGCAGCCGGAAGCTATGTTTATAATTCCGTTTCCGAAAAGAAGGAAAGGTTCGGAAGGCTTCTCCAGATGCACGCTAATCACAGGGAAGAGATCAAGGAAGTTTACTGCGGTGATATCGCATCCGCGGTAGGATTGAAACATACGAGAACTGGTGATACTCTATGTGATGAGTCAGATCCGATCATTCTCGAAAAGATATCCTTCCCGGAACCGGTTATCCAGATCGCGATCGAACCTAAGACGAAAGCAGATTCTGATAAGCTTGGTGAGTCTCTTGCGAAACTTTCCGATGAGGATCCGACGTTTAGAGTAAGCACGGATGAAGAGACAGGACAGACACTAATAGCAGGTATGGGTGAACTTCACCTCGAGATCATTGTAGACAGGTTAAAGAGGGAATTTAAAGTAGAGGCAAATGTTGGGCGTCCGCAGGTAGCTTATAAAGAGACTATCAGGGGCAAAGTTCAGCAAGAAGGCAAATTCGTCAGACAGTCCGGAGGTAGAGGGCAGTTTGGACACGTGTGGATCGAGCTCGAGCCGAATGAAAAAGGAAAAGGATATATATTCGAAGACGCTATTGTCGGCGGATCTATTCCGAGAGAATATATACAGCCTGTTTCACAGGGTATTCAGGAAGCAATGAAGAACGGTGTGCTTGCAGGTTATCCTGTAGAGGACATTAAGGTGAAATTATACGACGGTTCATACCACGATGTTGACTCATCGGAAATGGCGTTTAAGATCGCCGGTTCGATGGCTTTCAAAGCAGGAGCTTTAAAAGCAAACCCGGTACTTCTTGAGCCTATCATGGAAGTCGAAGTGGTAACGCCGGAAGAATACATGGGTGATGTTATGGGTGATTTGAGTTCGAGAAGAGGACGAGTCGAAGGTATGTCACAAAGAAGCGATGCGCAGGTCATCAAGGCGCTGGTACCGCTTTCAGAGATGTTTGGTTACGCGACGGAATTAAGGTCTATGTCACAGGGAAGAGCAATGTACAGCATGCAGTTCTCCCATTATGATGAGACACCGAAGAGTGTATCCGAGCAGATCATTGAGAAGTACAAAGGAAAGAAAGAAGCAGTTACGGCTTAATATAGACAGTTCTTTAAAAGTTAAGGGTCAGTTCCAAAAGTTTAGCCAAAGGTAACACGGAGGCAAGGAAATCTCGTCAATCAGACACGAGAAACGCTCTATAAAAATTCTTTTTGTGGCTTTGCGCCACATGGCACAAAGAGCCGCGAAAAGGATTTTCCATCCTGGGTCAGTAGCTCAGGCGGTTAGAGCGCGTGCCTTATAAGCACGAGGTGGGAGGTTCGAGTCCTCCCTGACCCACAAGTTTTTAGTGGGTCGGGAAGTAATGACCAAATAATAAAAACAAAGATTTAAAAAAATAAAAAAGTAATCCAAAAACATTAAGGAGATCTAATTAATGGCAAAAGAAAAATATGATGTTTCGAAGCCGCACGTAAATATTGGTACGATAGGACACGTTGACCATGGAAAGACGACTTTGACAGCCGCTATCAATATGGCACTGGCAAAAAAGGGGCTTAACAAAAAGGTAATGAAATTTGATGATATCGATAAAGCTCCTGAAGAAAAGGCGAGAGGTATTACCATTGCAACTGCACACGTTGAATATGAAACAGATAAGAGACACTATGCGCACGTTGACTGTCCGGGTCACGCTGACTATGTGAAGAACATGATCACAGGTGCTGCGCAGATGGACGGTGCTATTCTCGTAGTAGCTGCAACTGACGGTCCTATGCCGCAAACAAGAGAGCACATCCTTCTTGCTAGGCAGGTAGGTGTTCCGAAAATCGTTGTATTCCTGAACAAAGTGGATGCAGCAGACCCTGAACTTCTTGAGCTTGTTGAAATGGAAGTTAGAGAGCTCTTAACAAGCTACGGATTCCCTGGAGATGAAATTCCGGTGATCAAAGGAAGTGCATTAAAGGCTATGGAAGCTGCAGTAGATGAAAGTGCTCCAGCCGATGACGAAAGGTTCAAGCCGATCTATGAGCTTATGGATGCAGTTGATGATTATATTCCTGAGCCAACAAGAGAAGTTGACAAAAACTTCCTTATGTCAGTTGAAGACGTATTCTCTATCACAGGTAGAGGTACAGTGGCAACAGGTAGAATTGAAAGAGGAAAAGTCAAAGTCGGTGAGGAAGTTGAGCTTATCGGTTTAGGACAAAACAAAAAGACTGTAGTTACAGGTGCGGAAATGTTCAACAAAGAACTCGATGAAGCAGTAGCAGGTTATAACTGCGGACTTCTTCTCAGAGGTGTTGATAAGAATGAAATCGAGAGAGGTATGGTTCTTGCAAAACCGGGTTCCATTACTCCTCATAAGAAATTCCAGGCACAGGTTTATATCCTGTCAAAGGAAGAAGGTGGAAGACATACGCCGTTTACAAATAACTACAGACCACAGTTTTATTTCAGAACTACTGACGTGACAGGTGTTATTACTCTGCCTGAAAACGTACAGATGGTTATGCCAGGCGATAACGTTGAGCAGATCAATGTTGAGCTTATTGCACCTATAGCGATGGAAGACGGATTAAAGTTCGCTATCAGGGAAGGCGGAAGAACTGTTGGAGCAGGTATCGTTACAAAAATCATTGAATAATAACACTTAATTAAGGCGTACTTTGGCTTC contains:
- a CDS encoding 30S ribosomal protein S12, which translates into the protein MPTINQLVRKGRNPKQYKSKSPAMDSCPQKRGVCTRVYTTTPKKPNSALRKVARVRLTNQIEVTAYIPGEGHNLQEHSIVLIRGGRVKDLPGVRYHIIRGAMDTAGVENRKKARSKYGAKRAKQG
- the rpsG gene encoding 30S ribosomal protein S7 encodes the protein MRRRRPERRRRNPDPRYHDTMVSRFVNSIMIDGKRMKAQKIMYDAFDIIEKKTKSSPLDTFKQAINNVQPSIEVRSRRVGGSNYQIPSEVRPDRRVALAIKWLLTYSKQRGEKSMALRLANELMAASVGEGNSVKKKEDTHRMAEANKAFAHYKW
- the fusA gene encoding elongation factor G, encoding MADRNTPLDKIRNIGIMAHIDAGKTTTTERILYYTGRLHRMGEVHEGGATMDWMEQEKERGITITSAATTCEWEGHRINIIDTPGHVDFTAEVERSLRVLDGAVALFCSVGGVEPQSETVWRQADKYNVPRLAFVNKMDRTGADFYHVVQMMKDRLKANAVPIQIPVGQGDMFAGIIDLIRMKARMYNDETLGATYEDVDIPDSLIDKANEYRQNLLEAVSDIDDTLLEKFLEGQEITEDEIKNVLREATIQVKIIPVMCGSAFKNKGVQSMLDKVVELLPSPNDIGEIEGHHAHTDDHIVRKINENEKFTALAFKIMTDPFVGRLTFFRVYSGKAAAGSYVYNSVSEKKERFGRLLQMHANHREEIKEVYCGDIASAVGLKHTRTGDTLCDESDPIILEKISFPEPVIQIAIEPKTKADSDKLGESLAKLSDEDPTFRVSTDEETGQTLIAGMGELHLEIIVDRLKREFKVEANVGRPQVAYKETIRGKVQQEGKFVRQSGGRGQFGHVWIELEPNEKGKGYIFEDAIVGGSIPREYIQPVSQGIQEAMKNGVLAGYPVEDIKVKLYDGSYHDVDSSEMAFKIAGSMAFKAGALKANPVLLEPIMEVEVVTPEEYMGDVMGDLSSRRGRVEGMSQRSDAQVIKALVPLSEMFGYATELRSMSQGRAMYSMQFSHYDETPKSVSEQIIEKYKGKKEAVTA
- the tuf gene encoding elongation factor Tu, translated to MAKEKYDVSKPHVNIGTIGHVDHGKTTLTAAINMALAKKGLNKKVMKFDDIDKAPEEKARGITIATAHVEYETDKRHYAHVDCPGHADYVKNMITGAAQMDGAILVVAATDGPMPQTREHILLARQVGVPKIVVFLNKVDAADPELLELVEMEVRELLTSYGFPGDEIPVIKGSALKAMEAAVDESAPADDERFKPIYELMDAVDDYIPEPTREVDKNFLMSVEDVFSITGRGTVATGRIERGKVKVGEEVELIGLGQNKKTVVTGAEMFNKELDEAVAGYNCGLLLRGVDKNEIERGMVLAKPGSITPHKKFQAQVYILSKEEGGRHTPFTNNYRPQFYFRTTDVTGVITLPENVQMVMPGDNVEQINVELIAPIAMEDGLKFAIREGGRTVGAGIVTKIIE